A single genomic interval of Adhaeribacter pallidiroseus harbors:
- a CDS encoding HAMP domain-containing protein has product MKLNKDKLIAPLETSKVPESTTPVSKPELAINPSLAKETVEEAVSTSGTPGISKNGREIKPVRVSAGGNSARKSSAAGDGSDTREQNYLNEQLNRVLYALDAFKKGDVSVRLTKQDDDIFAEIAEAYNSMVEMIGGVGGEVSRISKVAGVEGNLKARASAESASGFWKDMINNINGLVDSIAVPVLEVGKVLKNISKGNLDETFQIPVSGDFKVMAETINRTIDNLNLFAGEVTRVALEVGSEGKLGGQASVPNVAGVWKDLTDNVNTMASNLTSQVRDIANVATAVAKGDLTQKITVDVKGELLQLKENINQMVDSLNIFGDEVTRVAREVGTEGKLGGQARVPKVGGTWKELTDNVNTMASNLTSQVRDIANVATAVAKGDLTQKITVNVKGELLELKENINQMVDSLNIFGDEVTRVAREVGTEGKLGGQANVPRVAGIWKELTVNVNSMASNLTSQVRDIANVATSVARGDLSQKITVDVKGELLQLKENINQMVDSLNIFAGEVTRVALEVGTEGKLGGQAAVPNVAGVWKALTDNVNSMASNLTSQVRDIANVATSVAKGDLSQKMTVNVNGEILELKNILNQMVDSLNIFAGEVTRVALEVGTEGKLGGQANVPNVAGVWKALTDNVNSMGSNLTSQVRDIANVATAVARGDLSQKITVDVKGELLQLKENINQMVDSLNIFAGEVTRVALEVGTEGKLGGQAAVPNVAGVWKALTDNVNSMASNLTSQVRDIANVATAVARGDLSQKITVDVKGELLQLKDNINQMVDSLNIFGAEVTRVAREVGTEGILGGQANVPRVAGIWKELTVNVNSMASNLTSQVRDIANVATSVARGDLSQKITVDVKGELLQLKENINQMVDSLNIFAGEVTRVALEVGTEGKLGGQAAVPNVAGVWKALTDNVNSMGSNLTSQVRDIANVATAVARGDLSQKMTVNVKGEILELKNILNQMVDSLNIFAGEVTRVALEVGTEGKLGGQAAVPSVGGVWKDLTDNVNFMASNLTSQVRDIANVATAVARGDLSQKITVDVKGELLQLKDNINQMVDSLNIFADEVTRVAREVGTEGKLGGQADVPKVRGTWKELTDNVNTMASNLTLQVRDIANVATAVAKGDLSQKMTVNVKGEILELKNILNQMVDSLNIFAGEVTRVALEVGTEGKLGGQAAVPNVGGVWKDLTDNVNTMASNLTTQVRGIVKIVTSVSKGDLTQKLILEAKGEVADLAETINRMVDDLNRLAGEVSRVARVAGVEGKLTERATVHGVGGSWKELVDTLNDLLESIVTPVLEVSRVVRAISEGDLTQKVEIHTTGDLLSMSNALNLAVENLNSLLGEINDSSLVVGSSSEEMAEKGKEMSRVTVDVALAMQQMAEGAQNQALKTDQAFKLIEEIMKATKATANKADVVNRAAILGEETSQLGLKTVAEVVKNMEEISSAAALTAKTIEVLSTRSQEISKSLGVITDIASQTNLLALNAAIEAARAGEAGRGFAVVAEEIRKLAEGSRKSASEIETLVNDVKKDTSSAAAAISTMEGRVLKGKNATFEASGAFKNIATSSGETLRTSQDILTATEVQKASISDVVKYVEEVVAIAEQTASGTQQVAGTAKQLSGSMQEMTASSQQLNDIADDLQLGISAFKLLDEVWTYQQSLPVRPSRIYPAKTLPSHRDQLVRTNGMANSGEVTPNNRPKRVLPPDNNLKKDGKPTPVNGENIKKMPAKKTVNKPKS; this is encoded by the coding sequence ATGAAGTTGAATAAAGATAAGTTGATTGCTCCTCTAGAAACGAGTAAAGTACCCGAAAGTACAACTCCCGTTTCTAAGCCGGAACTAGCAATCAATCCAAGTTTGGCGAAAGAAACTGTAGAGGAGGCTGTTTCAACTTCCGGTACACCCGGTATTTCTAAAAACGGCCGGGAGATTAAACCCGTACGTGTATCCGCCGGTGGTAACTCGGCTCGTAAATCTTCGGCCGCCGGAGACGGATCAGATACCCGGGAACAAAATTATTTGAATGAACAATTAAACCGGGTTTTGTACGCTTTGGATGCCTTTAAAAAAGGCGATGTATCGGTACGTTTAACCAAACAAGACGACGATATTTTTGCCGAAATTGCCGAAGCTTATAATTCTATGGTGGAGATGATTGGCGGGGTAGGCGGTGAAGTATCCCGTATTTCTAAAGTAGCCGGCGTAGAAGGAAACTTAAAAGCCCGGGCTTCGGCCGAAAGTGCTTCTGGTTTCTGGAAAGACATGATTAATAACATCAACGGTTTGGTAGATTCGATTGCGGTACCGGTATTGGAAGTTGGTAAAGTTTTAAAAAATATATCTAAAGGCAACCTGGATGAAACTTTTCAAATTCCGGTTTCGGGTGATTTTAAAGTAATGGCCGAAACCATTAACCGGACCATTGATAATTTAAATTTATTTGCCGGCGAGGTTACCCGGGTGGCCTTGGAAGTAGGTTCGGAAGGTAAACTGGGTGGTCAGGCCTCCGTACCGAACGTAGCCGGGGTATGGAAAGACCTTACCGATAACGTAAACACCATGGCCAGTAACCTCACGAGCCAGGTACGCGATATTGCCAACGTCGCCACGGCCGTAGCGAAAGGCGACTTAACGCAGAAGATCACGGTTGATGTAAAAGGCGAGCTGTTGCAATTAAAAGAAAACATCAACCAAATGGTGGACTCTTTGAACATCTTCGGGGATGAGGTAACCCGCGTAGCGCGTGAAGTAGGTACCGAAGGTAAACTTGGTGGACAGGCGCGAGTGCCCAAGGTAGGCGGTACCTGGAAAGAATTAACCGATAATGTAAACACCATGGCGAGTAATTTAACGAGCCAGGTGCGCGATATTGCCAATGTAGCCACGGCGGTAGCGAAAGGTGATTTAACCCAAAAAATAACGGTAAATGTAAAAGGCGAATTACTCGAGTTAAAAGAAAACATCAACCAGATGGTGGATTCTTTGAATATTTTCGGGGATGAGGTAACCCGCGTAGCCCGCGAAGTAGGCACGGAAGGTAAACTCGGCGGGCAAGCCAATGTACCCCGCGTTGCCGGGATTTGGAAAGAACTCACCGTAAACGTAAACTCCATGGCCAGTAACCTCACGAGCCAGGTGCGCGATATTGCTAATGTAGCCACTTCGGTAGCGCGCGGCGATTTAAGTCAGAAGATTACAGTAGATGTAAAAGGGGAGTTATTACAGCTGAAAGAAAACATCAACCAGATGGTGGATTCCTTGAACATCTTCGCCGGCGAAGTAACCCGGGTGGCTCTAGAGGTAGGTACGGAAGGAAAACTGGGCGGACAAGCGGCCGTGCCGAATGTAGCCGGGGTGTGGAAAGCACTGACCGATAACGTAAACTCGATGGCCAGTAACCTTACCAGCCAGGTACGCGACATCGCCAATGTGGCAACATCCGTGGCAAAAGGAGATCTGAGCCAGAAGATGACGGTAAATGTGAACGGGGAGATCTTGGAATTAAAAAACATCCTGAATCAGATGGTAGACTCCCTGAACATCTTCGCCGGCGAAGTAACCCGGGTAGCCTTGGAGGTAGGTACCGAAGGAAAATTGGGTGGACAGGCAAATGTTCCAAACGTAGCGGGCGTGTGGAAGGCATTAACCGATAATGTAAATTCCATGGGCTCGAACTTAACGAGCCAGGTACGCGATATTGCCAATGTAGCTACCGCCGTAGCTCGGGGAGATCTGAGCCAAAAAATTACAGTAGATGTAAAAGGGGAGTTATTACAGCTGAAAGAAAACATCAACCAGATGGTGGATTCCTTGAACATCTTCGCCGGCGAAGTAACTCGGGTAGCTCTAGAAGTTGGAACCGAAGGTAAGCTGGGCGGACAGGCGGCGGTACCGAATGTAGCCGGGGTGTGGAAAGCACTGACCGATAACGTAAACTCGATGGCCAGTAACCTCACCAGCCAGGTACGCGACATCGCCAATGTCGCCACGGCTGTGGCGCGGGGTGACTTAAGCCAGAAGATTACGGTAGATGTAAAAGGCGAATTGTTGCAACTCAAAGACAACATCAACCAAATGGTGGATTCTTTAAATATTTTTGGGGCGGAAGTAACCCGCGTAGCGCGGGAGGTAGGTACCGAAGGGATATTGGGCGGACAAGCTAATGTTCCCCGGGTTGCGGGCATCTGGAAAGAATTAACGGTAAACGTAAACTCCATGGCGAGTAACCTCACCAGCCAGGTGCGGGATATTGCCAACGTAGCCACTTCGGTAGCGCGCGGCGATTTAAGCCAGAAGATCACGGTGGATGTAAAAGGCGAGTTATTACAGCTGAAAGAAAACATCAACCAGATGGTGGATTCCTTGAACATCTTCGCCGGCGAAGTAACTCGGGTAGCTCTAGAAGTTGGAACCGAGGGTAAGCTGGGCGGACAGGCGGCGGTGCCGAATGTAGCCGGGGTGTGGAAAGCACTGACCGATAACGTAAATTCCATGGGTTCTAACTTAACGAGCCAGGTGCGGGATATTGCCAATGTAGCCACCGCCGTAGCGCGGGGAGATCTGAGCCAAAAAATGACGGTGAATGTAAAAGGAGAAATCTTGGAATTAAAAAACATCCTCAACCAAATGGTGGACTCCCTGAACATCTTTGCCGGGGAGGTTACCCGGGTAGCGTTAGAAGTAGGAACCGAGGGAAAGCTGGGTGGCCAGGCCGCCGTACCAAGCGTAGGCGGTGTTTGGAAAGACTTAACCGATAACGTAAACTTTATGGCGAGCAATCTCACCAGCCAGGTGCGGGATATTGCCAACGTAGCTACCGCCGTAGCGCGCGGTGATTTAAGTCAGAAGATTACGGTAGATGTAAAAGGGGAATTGTTGCAACTCAAAGACAACATCAATCAAATGGTGGACTCTTTAAATATTTTCGCCGATGAAGTAACCCGGGTGGCGCGCGAAGTAGGTACGGAGGGTAAACTGGGCGGCCAGGCCGATGTGCCGAAAGTGCGCGGCACCTGGAAAGAATTGACCGATAACGTAAATACCATGGCCAGTAACCTGACTTTACAGGTACGTGACATCGCTAACGTAGCTACCGCGGTGGCAAAAGGTGACTTAAGCCAGAAAATGACAGTAAATGTGAAAGGGGAGATCCTGGAGTTGAAGAACATCCTGAACCAAATGGTGGACTCTTTGAATATTTTTGCCGGGGAAGTAACGCGGGTAGCCTTAGAAGTAGGTACCGAGGGTAAGCTAGGTGGACAAGCGGCTGTACCGAATGTAGGGGGCGTTTGGAAAGACTTAACGGATAATGTAAATACCATGGCCAGTAATCTGACCACGCAGGTGCGGGGTATTGTTAAAATTGTAACCTCAGTATCCAAAGGCGACTTAACCCAAAAGTTAATTTTAGAAGCGAAAGGCGAAGTGGCCGATCTGGCCGAAACGATCAACCGCATGGTGGACGACCTGAACCGCTTAGCCGGTGAAGTGAGCCGAGTAGCCCGGGTAGCCGGGGTGGAAGGAAAATTAACGGAGCGGGCTACCGTACATGGCGTAGGTGGTTCCTGGAAAGAATTAGTGGATACCCTGAACGATTTATTAGAATCCATTGTAACGCCGGTATTAGAAGTATCGCGGGTGGTGCGGGCTATTTCGGAAGGTGATTTAACGCAAAAAGTAGAAATACATACGACCGGTGATTTGCTCTCCATGTCCAACGCTTTGAATCTGGCGGTGGAGAACCTGAATTCACTTTTAGGCGAAATCAACGATTCGTCCTTGGTCGTGGGTTCTTCGTCAGAGGAAATGGCCGAGAAAGGGAAGGAAATGAGCCGGGTTACGGTAGATGTTGCTTTGGCCATGCAACAAATGGCCGAAGGTGCCCAAAATCAAGCGCTTAAGACCGATCAAGCCTTTAAATTGATTGAAGAAATTATGAAGGCGACCAAAGCTACCGCCAACAAAGCGGATGTGGTAAACCGGGCCGCTATTCTGGGGGAAGAAACGTCGCAGTTAGGTTTAAAAACGGTAGCTGAAGTGGTAAAGAACATGGAAGAAATTTCTTCTGCGGCAGCTTTAACGGCTAAAACCATTGAAGTATTAAGTACCCGGTCGCAGGAAATTTCAAAATCCTTAGGCGTAATTACCGACATTGCCTCACAAACCAATTTGCTAGCATTAAATGCCGCTATTGAAGCCGCCCGGGCTGGCGAAGCGGGTCGTGGTTTTGCAGTGGTAGCCGAAGAAATCCGGAAACTGGCGGAAGGCTCCCGTAAATCGGCCAGCGAAATTGAAACTTTGGTAAACGATGTTAAAAAAGATACTTCTTCGGCCGCGGCGGCAATTTCAACCATGGAAGGCCGGGTATTAAAAGGGAAGAATGCTACTTTCGAAGCTTCCGGTGCTTTTAAAAACATTGCTACCTCCAGCGGCGAAACCTTACGTACTTCCCAGGAT
- a CDS encoding ParA family protein, which produces MATTIVSVINQKGGTGKTTTTINLGRALSKLGRKVLLVDLDPQSNLSYSLDITEPKFTLADAFTGTKKLKEILVQKDETFFVAPGSSELVDVEISLVTQDKRENFLKNILASVKGYDYILIDCPPSLSVLTLNALTAAHQVLIPLQMEVLTMQGLNQILTTVNKVKSSLNPRLQVKGIVVVMYDKRRKLSSEIESFLKDNIAEKIFESRIRLNVKLAEAPSFGQSILDYDPSSNGAQDYLALAKEFLK; this is translated from the coding sequence ATGGCAACCACGATTGTATCTGTTATTAATCAAAAAGGAGGTACGGGTAAAACTACCACCACTATAAACTTGGGCCGGGCATTAAGCAAATTGGGGCGTAAAGTGCTTTTGGTTGACTTGGACCCGCAAAGTAATCTTTCGTACTCTTTGGATATAACGGAACCAAAGTTTACTTTGGCGGATGCTTTTACCGGAACCAAGAAGCTAAAAGAAATTCTGGTGCAAAAAGACGAGACCTTCTTTGTTGCCCCGGGCTCTTCCGAACTCGTTGACGTGGAGATTTCTTTGGTAACCCAGGACAAAAGAGAAAATTTTTTAAAAAATATATTAGCCAGTGTAAAAGGCTATGATTATATTCTGATTGATTGTCCACCTTCGTTGAGTGTTTTAACCTTAAATGCGCTTACTGCTGCGCACCAGGTTTTAATTCCGTTGCAGATGGAAGTATTAACCATGCAGGGGCTTAACCAAATTTTAACTACGGTTAATAAAGTAAAATCATCTTTAAACCCTAGGTTGCAAGTAAAAGGCATTGTAGTAGTTATGTATGACAAGCGTCGGAAATTGAGCTCCGAGATAGAATCTTTTTTAAAAGATAATATTGCCGAAAAAATCTTTGAATCGCGGATACGCTTAAATGTAAAGTTAGCCGAAGCGCCCTCCTTCGGACAGAGCATTCTGGATTATGACCCATCTTCCAACGGTGCGCAAGATTACTTGGCCTTAGCAAAGGAATTTTTAAAATAA